Proteins encoded in a region of the Jannaschia sp. W003 genome:
- a CDS encoding nitric oxide synthase oxygenase has product MIRRRLSRIRTASADAGGALARRLRRVSGLERREEARAFLDAFAAATGATDAHRSRRWAEMRRGLSRGDYYEHTPEELAFGARLAWRNAGRCIGRLPWDSLEVEDHRADGSPEAIAAQIGRHLDAAYGDGRIRSIISIFPPVRGTVLPAWIESPQASQYACHVGEDGAAMGDRRNAEATRIARSMGWRPAGAPGPFDLLPVFLRDRDDRRIVVPPPPQTREVAIAHPDRPGLAALGLRWYAVPLVTDMILSIGGIDYPCAPFNGHYMCTEIASRNFADVRRYDMLEDVARALGLSPSPGDRLWRDVALTELNRAVLASFRAAGVTMIDHHAASDQFMTFHRREQSQGRRVAADWRWIVPPQASAACQPFHLKMRDFHPVPGFYRNRGEDGLRMMPWYGDRYRRRPEQWADRVLRRWKIWKRMAW; this is encoded by the coding sequence GTGATCCGCCGCAGGCTGTCGCGGATACGCACCGCCTCGGCGGATGCCGGGGGCGCGCTCGCGAGACGGCTGCGGCGCGTCTCGGGCCTGGAGCGACGCGAGGAAGCGCGCGCCTTCCTGGACGCCTTTGCTGCCGCCACCGGCGCGACCGATGCGCACCGCAGCCGCCGCTGGGCCGAGATGCGCCGCGGTCTGTCGCGCGGCGATTACTACGAGCACACCCCCGAGGAGTTGGCCTTCGGCGCCCGCCTCGCCTGGCGCAACGCGGGGCGCTGCATCGGCCGGCTGCCCTGGGACAGCCTCGAGGTCGAGGACCACCGTGCCGACGGCAGCCCCGAAGCCATCGCCGCCCAAATCGGACGTCACCTGGACGCCGCCTACGGCGACGGGCGCATCCGCTCGATCATCTCGATTTTCCCTCCGGTGCGGGGCACGGTGCTGCCCGCCTGGATCGAGAGCCCGCAGGCCTCGCAATACGCCTGCCACGTGGGCGAGGACGGCGCCGCGATGGGCGACCGCCGCAACGCCGAGGCCACGCGCATCGCACGATCCATGGGCTGGCGCCCCGCAGGCGCGCCCGGGCCCTTCGACCTGCTGCCCGTGTTCCTGCGCGACCGCGACGACCGGCGCATCGTCGTGCCCCCGCCGCCCCAGACCCGCGAGGTGGCGATCGCCCATCCCGATCGCCCGGGCCTCGCCGCGCTCGGGCTGCGCTGGTACGCGGTGCCTCTGGTGACGGACATGATCCTCTCGATCGGGGGGATCGACTATCCCTGTGCGCCGTTCAACGGCCACTACATGTGCACCGAGATCGCGTCGCGGAACTTCGCGGACGTGCGTCGCTACGACATGCTGGAGGACGTCGCGCGCGCCCTGGGGCTGTCGCCCTCGCCCGGGGACCGCTTGTGGCGCGACGTCGCGCTGACGGAGCTCAACCGGGCCGTGCTGGCCTCGTTCCGCGCGGCGGGGGTGACCATGATCGACCACCATGCAGCGTCCGACCAGTTCATGACCTTCCACCGCCGAGAGCAGTCCCAGGGCCGCCGGGTCGCGGCCGACTGGCGCTGGATCGTGCCGCCCCAGGCCTCGGCGGCCTGCCAGCCGTTCCACCTGAAGATGCGCGACTTCCACCCCGTCCCGGGCTTCTACCGCAACCGCGGCGAGGACGGGCTGCGGATGATGCCTTGGTACGGCGACCGCTACCGCCGACGCCCCGAGCAGTGGGCCGACCGCGTCCTGCGCCGATGGAAGATCTGGAAGCGGATGGCTTGGTAG
- a CDS encoding radical SAM protein: MKHTPYDRMQRAVRPARAVTPAKSSPLGADTRADVLIVDLNNFASFPTLAIGILTAALRNHGHRVRLMSPLAYDRPATMRERRETIVDHALRRVRLSDMTTVVRLRGLLRERRLTVEERPDEASIAQVVRELDARPTVVLLSAYLQHREAVRRIAAAAGARGVPVLLGGPMFGLAEVAEAWRGTPGLTAVVGAEADRDVPGMVEAVRNGGDLLAFPGVVLPDGRRSAPARPLRELDQTPVPDFTDFPWDRYPVRIVPVMTGRGCQWDKCLFCSDVISTSGRTFRTRSVASVLSEMEEQARRHGTASFLFLDLKLNSWPGMIRGIARELGRRVEGAEWIGTVHVDRREDNGLSARDLALAAEGGMRRVSFGLESGSQRMLDAMHKGSCVERNARFIRDAYAAGLSIRCTMFKGFPGETADDMERTADFLEEHAPFLDRVRFNNFTIYPGTPIHEATARHADASDLVLTRPDSARGRVDYARRAPLDRAYRRAKRRALAVVHAINARPLRDAARQFDGLM; encoded by the coding sequence ATGAAGCACACGCCCTACGACCGCATGCAGCGCGCGGTGCGTCCCGCTCGGGCCGTCACGCCGGCCAAGTCCAGCCCCCTAGGCGCCGACACCCGAGCCGACGTCCTGATCGTCGACCTCAACAACTTCGCGAGCTTCCCGACCCTCGCCATCGGCATCCTGACGGCGGCGCTGCGCAACCACGGCCACCGGGTCCGGCTGATGTCGCCGCTGGCCTACGACCGGCCCGCAACCATGCGCGAGCGGCGCGAGACGATCGTCGACCACGCCCTGCGGCGGGTACGGTTGAGCGACATGACCACCGTCGTGCGGCTTCGGGGCCTCCTGCGCGAACGGCGGCTGACCGTCGAGGAGCGACCCGACGAGGCGAGCATCGCACAGGTCGTGCGCGAGCTCGACGCCCGCCCGACGGTGGTGCTGCTGTCGGCCTACCTGCAGCACCGCGAGGCGGTGCGCCGGATCGCGGCCGCGGCGGGCGCGCGCGGGGTGCCGGTGCTCCTGGGCGGGCCGATGTTCGGGCTTGCCGAGGTCGCCGAGGCGTGGCGCGGCACCCCGGGGCTGACGGCGGTGGTGGGCGCGGAGGCCGACCGCGACGTGCCGGGCATGGTCGAGGCTGTGCGCAATGGAGGCGACCTGCTGGCCTTTCCCGGCGTGGTCCTGCCCGACGGCCGGCGCTCGGCCCCCGCGCGCCCGCTACGTGAGCTCGACCAGACCCCGGTACCGGACTTCACCGACTTCCCCTGGGACCGCTACCCCGTGCGCATCGTCCCGGTGATGACGGGCCGGGGCTGCCAGTGGGACAAATGCCTGTTCTGCTCGGATGTCATCTCGACCTCGGGGCGGACATTCCGCACTCGCAGCGTCGCGTCCGTCCTGTCGGAGATGGAGGAGCAGGCGCGCCGGCACGGCACGGCGAGCTTCCTGTTCCTCGACCTCAAGCTCAATTCCTGGCCCGGGATGATCCGGGGCATCGCCCGCGAGCTCGGCCGTCGTGTCGAGGGCGCCGAGTGGATCGGCACCGTCCATGTCGACCGGCGCGAGGACAACGGCTTGTCGGCGCGCGACCTAGCGCTCGCCGCCGAGGGGGGCATGCGCCGTGTCTCCTTCGGGCTCGAGAGCGGCAGCCAGCGCATGCTCGACGCCATGCACAAGGGCTCCTGCGTGGAGCGCAACGCGCGCTTCATCCGCGACGCGTACGCCGCCGGGCTGTCGATCCGCTGCACCATGTTCAAGGGCTTCCCCGGCGAGACCGCCGACGACATGGAGCGCACGGCCGACTTCCTTGAGGAGCACGCGCCCTTCCTCGACCGGGTGCGCTTCAACAACTTCACGATCTACCCCGGCACGCCGATCCATGAGGCGACGGCGCGGCACGCCGACGCCTCGGATCTGGTGCTCACCCGTCCGGATTCCGCGCGCGGCCGGGTGGACTACGCCCGGCGCGCCCCGCTCGACCGCGCCTACCGTCGCGCCAAGAGGCGCGCCCTAGCCGTCGTCCACGCGATCAACGCCCGTCCGCTGCGCGACGCGGCCAGGCAGTTCGACGGCCTGATGTGA
- a CDS encoding glycosyltransferase gives MIVGYVLNTYPVVSTSFIRREIAGLEAEGITVRRYAVRRWGRPLPDARDEAEAARTRYVLDGGLTELLLGAAWCLLRCPARLPAAAWLSWRLWRRARGGMLRHLAYLAEAMALRRWMHADGVEHVHAHFSSNPAALAALVRTLGGPDYSFTVHGPEEIWQLRKNAIDEKVAGAAFVACISRFALERVEADVRPKDRSRLEVVRCGIDLAELPALGPARDRGGEGTHVVFVGRMTGVKGAAVLLQAAARLTDRHPRLRLTLAGDGPERPTLEALSRDLGLAGRVRFAGFLSGHEVADLLATGDVLALPSHAEGVPVVLMEAMATALPVVATRVAGISELVEDGRSGILVPPGDPEALTGALDRILGAPREAMRMGRAGRLAVERGFVARSEASHLSKLIERAVRRHRSEGAPTR, from the coding sequence ATGATCGTCGGGTACGTCCTCAACACCTATCCTGTGGTGTCGACGTCCTTCATCCGCCGCGAGATCGCGGGGCTGGAGGCCGAGGGCATCACCGTGCGGCGCTACGCGGTTCGTCGCTGGGGGCGCCCTCTTCCCGATGCCAGGGACGAGGCGGAGGCGGCCCGGACGCGCTACGTCCTGGACGGTGGATTGACGGAGCTTTTGCTCGGAGCGGCCTGGTGCCTGTTGCGCTGCCCCGCCCGCCTTCCGGCCGCGGCATGGCTGTCGTGGCGGCTGTGGCGGCGGGCGCGAGGGGGCATGCTGCGCCACCTCGCCTACCTCGCCGAGGCGATGGCCCTCCGAAGGTGGATGCACGCCGACGGGGTCGAGCACGTGCACGCGCATTTCTCGTCCAACCCAGCCGCGCTGGCGGCGCTGGTTCGCACCCTCGGGGGACCGGACTACAGCTTCACGGTGCACGGTCCCGAGGAGATCTGGCAGCTTCGCAAGAACGCCATCGACGAGAAGGTCGCCGGGGCCGCGTTCGTCGCCTGCATCAGCCGGTTCGCCCTGGAGCGGGTGGAGGCGGACGTGCGGCCGAAGGACCGGTCGCGCCTCGAGGTCGTGCGGTGCGGGATCGACCTCGCCGAGCTTCCCGCCCTTGGCCCCGCCCGGGACCGGGGCGGCGAGGGGACGCACGTCGTGTTCGTCGGACGCATGACCGGGGTCAAGGGCGCGGCAGTGCTGCTGCAGGCGGCCGCGCGCCTGACGGACCGCCATCCCCGGTTGCGCCTGACGCTGGCGGGGGACGGGCCGGAGCGGCCGACGCTCGAGGCCCTTTCCCGCGACCTCGGTCTGGCGGGGCGCGTGCGGTTCGCGGGCTTCCTATCGGGGCACGAGGTCGCAGACCTCTTGGCGACCGGCGACGTCCTCGCGCTGCCGTCGCACGCCGAGGGCGTGCCCGTGGTCTTGATGGAGGCGATGGCTACCGCCCTGCCGGTGGTCGCCACGCGCGTGGCCGGCATCTCGGAGCTCGTGGAGGACGGTCGATCGGGCATCCTCGTGCCGCCTGGGGACCCGGAGGCACTGACCGGGGCGCTCGACCGGATCCTCGGCGCACCCCGGGAAGCCATGCGCATGGGCCGTGCGGGTCGCCTAGCCGTGGAGCGCGGCTTCGTCGCCCGGTCGGAAGCATCGCATCTGAGCAAACTCATCGAACGGGCCGTGCGCCGGCACCGTTCGGAAGGCGCGCCCACCCGGTGA
- a CDS encoding nitroreductase, with protein MLLDRPVGAGTTRSTEAVVAARRSTRAFSDRAIDAAEVRALLRDAARAPSGGNMQPWQAYLLRRPAIERAADAIRATGVAPHRAVWDDYRYYPKRFFGSYDVRRKALGRALYGLLGIERRDTKRMRQQFERNFDFFGAPVGVLMTIDRRLERGSWIDLGMFVQTVVLLAEARGWGTCVQASFAPYHRALRPVLGMEEEEILVCGVAIGHPDHRDPVNALRTERDPTDMWLRQLD; from the coding sequence ATGCTGCTTGATCGCCCCGTCGGGGCGGGCACCACGCGCAGCACCGAGGCGGTGGTCGCCGCCCGCCGTTCGACCCGCGCGTTCTCGGACCGCGCGATCGACGCCGCCGAGGTCCGCGCCCTGCTGCGCGACGCGGCCCGCGCCCCGTCGGGGGGCAACATGCAGCCCTGGCAGGCGTATCTGCTGCGCCGCCCGGCGATCGAGCGGGCCGCGGACGCGATCCGCGCTACCGGCGTCGCCCCGCACCGCGCGGTCTGGGACGACTACCGCTATTATCCCAAGCGGTTCTTCGGCTCCTACGACGTGCGTCGCAAGGCGCTCGGCCGGGCCCTCTACGGCCTTCTGGGCATCGAGCGGCGCGACACCAAGCGGATGCGCCAGCAATTCGAGCGCAACTTCGACTTCTTCGGCGCGCCAGTCGGCGTGCTGATGACCATCGACCGGCGGCTGGAGCGGGGATCGTGGATCGACTTGGGGATGTTCGTCCAGACGGTCGTCCTGCTCGCGGAGGCGCGCGGCTGGGGCACGTGCGTGCAGGCGTCCTTTGCCCCCTATCACCGCGCGCTCCGCCCCGTGCTGGGGATGGAGGAGGAGGAAATCCTTGTCTGCGGCGTCGCCATAGGGCACCCCGATCACCGCGATCCCGTCAACGCCTTGCGCACCGAACGCGACCCAACGGACATGTGGCTGCGCCAGTTGGACTGA
- a CDS encoding Crp/Fnr family transcriptional regulator produces the protein MTIAERTGLLLGAMPPRIRRALIAGGRRRHWPEGASIYVRGAPGGSMILIETGRARIGIVDAAGRETILNFMGPGEVMGEIALLDAGPRSADADAATDVTGVEIDRAAVLRMLAADPEGGLALVAELCAKLRNLSEMAEMQAQPSGAARLARCLLRLADRWDETDADGRAVIGGGLSQGDLGAYAGLSRETVNRLLRRWAAQGTVARGAGGLIVLRDRAALAALAA, from the coding sequence ATGACAATCGCCGAACGGACGGGACTGCTGCTGGGGGCCATGCCGCCCCGGATTCGACGCGCGCTGATCGCGGGCGGACGGCGGCGGCACTGGCCCGAGGGAGCGTCCATCTACGTGCGCGGCGCGCCGGGCGGCTCGATGATCCTCATCGAGACGGGCCGCGCCCGGATCGGCATCGTGGACGCCGCGGGCCGCGAGACCATCCTCAATTTCATGGGCCCCGGCGAGGTGATGGGCGAGATCGCCCTGCTGGATGCCGGGCCGCGCAGCGCCGACGCCGACGCCGCCACCGACGTCACCGGTGTGGAGATCGATCGCGCCGCGGTGCTGCGGATGCTGGCCGCCGATCCAGAAGGAGGCCTCGCCCTCGTGGCCGAGCTCTGCGCCAAGCTGCGCAACCTCTCGGAGATGGCCGAGATGCAGGCCCAGCCGTCGGGTGCGGCCCGCCTCGCACGGTGCCTGCTGCGCCTCGCCGACCGCTGGGACGAGACCGATGCGGACGGACGCGCCGTGATCGGCGGGGGGCTGAGCCAGGGCGATCTGGGCGCCTACGCCGGGTTGTCGCGCGAAACGGTCAACAGGCTGCTGCGCCGGTGGGCTGCCCAGGGGACCGTGGCACGCGGCGCCGGCGGCCTGATCGTCCTGCGCGACCGCGCCGCCCTGGCCGCCCTCGCCGCCTGA